The genomic region TAGTGCTAGCGATCGCCCTGGTAGTTGTAGCAGCAAAATTTATCTGTAAAATTACGAATTGATTGCTCGTTTTCGCTGTTTGTTACATCTTACCCAAAGCCACTACAGCATTTTGACCCCCGAAACCAAAACTCATACAAAGCGCCTTCTGCACCTCACGCGACTGTGCCACAGTGACAAAATCTAAATCAAACTCTGGTGCAGTTAAACCTACACATGGCGGTAACAAATTTGATTTCATCGCCATTAAACAAAAAGCTACGCCTAAAGCTCCAGAAGCTCCCAAAGTATGACCTGTAGCGCCTTTAGTTGAACTAACCGGAACACCTTGAGGAAATAAATATTTAATTAACTGTGCTTCATGCTCATCGTTAAGCTGAGTAGCTGTACCGTGAGCGTGGATATAATCAACGTCCATTGGGGAAAGTTTACTGCGTTCTAAGCATTGCTTAACGGCGGAAATCGCACTTCTAGCTATTGGTTCAGTAGCACATACATGATAAGCGTCTGCTGTCAAGCCAAAACCCAAAACTTTACCATAAATTTTTGCTTCCCGACGCTGTGCTAACTCGGCTGTCTCTAAAACAAATACTGCCCCACCTTCACCCAAAACTAAACCTGATCGATGCTTGTCAAAAGGATAAGCGCCTGTTTTAGCTAATGCACCCATTTTGTCAAACCCTGCCAAAGTTAGGGGTGTGATAGCTGCCTCCACCGCACCAGCAATAACACGCTGACATTGCCCAGTTTGAATAAGATTATAAGCTTGTGCGATCGCCCATATTCCTGTAGCGCAAGCTGCCATCGGCGCTAATACTGAAGCAGTAGAACTTATTTGACGAGCAGTTGCGATCGCCGCTCTGTTAGGTAAGGTATCTAACCAATGCTCTAATTTTATTGTGTTTTCTTGAACAAGGGAAGTTAAATAAACTGTTGAATTTAAATTTTGATATCCTAGTTGCTGCTGACGACTAATATAAAATTTTCGGGCTAACTCTTCCCACGATGCCTGACAACTGCGACTTGAGCCAATTACTACCCCACAATTAATTAATGGTGGCAGCAAACCAGCATCTTTTAACGCTGATGCTACCACCAACTCAGTGATATTTGTGAGATTATTTGGTGTGTTACCAATCAGCGCTATAGGAAATGTTGGTAATTCTGGAAATAATTGGCGTAGGATAATCCCCGATTTACCTGCAATTAAACTTTTCCAAGTACTTTCCAAATTGCCTAAAGCCGAAATTAAGCCAACACCAGTAACAACAACCTCAATCACCGCATTTTAGGTTCTGAATTTTAGATTGTGAATTGAGTAAAAAATCCAACTGCCTCTAAAAATTAATTTTTATCAATCAACAATTAACAGTAAACATTCAGACCTGATAATTGTTAATTGATTTACTGTCCTTTCTTCAAGTTTTCGATCCCCTTAGTGACCTTAGCAGATTCAATGCGATCGCCCTGCTGAATCTTGTCAACTACGTTCATCCCCTCGGTAACGTTACCAAACACAGCATACTCGCCATCTAAGAACGCTAAATCTGCTAAAGCAATATAAAACTGAGAAGAAGCACTATCTGGAGACTGTGAACGAGCCATCGCCAACGCCCCCCGTGTATGTTTCAACACTGGTGGATCAGAAATACCCGCGCTATTGAAAGTTTGGCTATAAATTGGACTTGTTGCCCCTTTTGGCTTGATTTCTAAGGGAATATAACGCTGTTGATTCGTAGCTGGATCAATAAAACCACCAGTTCCCAACTGCTCCTGTGGAAATTTTGGATCTTTGCCTTGAGGATCACCCCCTTGAACGACAAAAGGTTGTGGTTCCCGCACTACTCGGTGAAACACTAGCCCGTCGTAAACTCCCCGTTGAACCAAATCAACAAAATTACCAGCACTAACTGGGGCATTAGTTCCATCCACTTCCATCGTAATTGGTGACCCTTTAACTGTTAAAACCACCGTGGCTTTGCCTTCAAGTCGCGGTAAATTACTCAGTTGTG from Oculatellaceae cyanobacterium harbors:
- a CDS encoding beta-ketoacyl-ACP synthase yields the protein MIEVVVTGVGLISALGNLESTWKSLIAGKSGIILRQLFPELPTFPIALIGNTPNNLTNITELVVASALKDAGLLPPLINCGVVIGSSRSCQASWEELARKFYISRQQQLGYQNLNSTVYLTSLVQENTIKLEHWLDTLPNRAAIATARQISSTASVLAPMAACATGIWAIAQAYNLIQTGQCQRVIAGAVEAAITPLTLAGFDKMGALAKTGAYPFDKHRSGLVLGEGGAVFVLETAELAQRREAKIYGKVLGFGLTADAYHVCATEPIARSAISAVKQCLERSKLSPMDVDYIHAHGTATQLNDEHEAQLIKYLFPQGVPVSSTKGATGHTLGASGALGVAFCLMAMKSNLLPPCVGLTAPEFDLDFVTVAQSREVQKALCMSFGFGGQNAVVALGKM
- a CDS encoding peptidylprolyl isomerase; translated protein: MQIEIRRWLLLFLAVGGLIIGGCDTQQASTVNSASPTSNQTTSVPSPVASSPQLSNLPRLEGKATVVLTVKGSPITMEVDGTNAPVSAGNFVDLVQRGVYDGLVFHRVVREPQPFVVQGGDPQGKDPKFPQEQLGTGGFIDPATNQQRYIPLEIKPKGATSPIYSQTFNSAGISDPPVLKHTRGALAMARSQSPDSASSQFYIALADLAFLDGEYAVFGNVTEGMNVVDKIQQGDRIESAKVTKGIENLKKGQ